TTTCGTCCGATTTTCCCAACACCAAGtaagttttttaaatagataaaaactttgtatatctttataaataaataattttccaGCCAAATGAAAACTCAATTACTACAAGCTGGGTAGGtgctaatatttaaataaacttaacaAGTAATATATAGCATAATATAGCATATTTACCAATCCAAATAATgcaacaaacataaattaaatattttacttctCAAAAGCGAGGCCAACAGTTATAGACtcgctttttaaataaaataataaaattgacgACATCACAATTACTACATcgtcattttgaaaataaactgaCAAATTTGGCCACTCTAAAAGTTAGTAAAGAATATCGATATTATGACATTTCGATAACATCAACTTTATCAGAAGTTTATTTAGAATAAAgcttcatttattaaatttagataatttcaattccaaatcatttgcattttcaaaatatttgtaacacattaaattattattagaaagTTTTTAATACGCTCTTATgattaaaaattgcatattgTAGATAAGGAGATCTGATGAGGAAATTATTATGACCATTAACAATCGTCTAAAAAGCTTTACTGTGTTTATTTTAACGTCCACAATTATTGACATTATTCAAATAtgctattgaaatattatgaaGAGATATTACtataacaaatcaaaattatgaatgcaataataaaactttttaaagaCATAcgataattaattttatgcaaatgcatgtTAATATATTCCCAAAGTCCTGGTAACCTTTAATTGCCGCAatcgatttaaatttaacaatcaaatacgtatttttctatatttaatgACCTAAAGTCTGCAATCTACTTATGAGTAATGTCTTGACTTTTGTTTGTCTGCTATCAGCTAAACAAATTGACCAaacaaactaacaaaaatCGAAGTTATCAGTTCTTATCTATATCCATATTGCCAGTTGATTAGACATGAGCGAACCAAGCCATGCGATTTTTGTAAACCAATTGCTCAGTTTATTTTGGCACTTGAAATGAGACATTTGTTTTCCTAAGAGAGTACactaaataaaaagaatatatttcaaaatgtttgagTTTTGGATTGGTTTGTCGATTGCATTTTCGATATTCTTCATCACATCCATGGTGGTTATGATCAGAAGGCGTCAAAAGGCCACCAATAACGTGGGCTACGTTATCAATGATACCAACAGTGAGTAATGCTCTGAACAGATCTTTAACTGCACCTTTTATCTTTGAACTTTTAATTAACTGAAAGTACTTCCCCTATACACTACAGCACCTGTTACAGTCACCTCGGCTACACACACAGCTCCTGGGGGAATTCCACAGACACATTATCAACAAGGACCTGTTACGCATTTTATGCATCCTGTTGCACCAGTCACACAATATACACCAGCTGGTGTTCCAATGACAGTTTATCCACCACCACCCAACTATCAGCAGTCCAATGCTTATGCCACATATCCAGCACCAATATCTAGGTAAATTTATGGTCTGATAATTGCCTTTGAcacttattaataatattatttttgtagccAAATGACAGTGCAGTTGACGACAGTGCAAGTACCACAGTCCAGGTAGGTCCtactatttaattaattaaagcaactaaaatatttcaacaattcTTTCCAGCTTAAACACCAGCAGTCCAACCGTACAACAGCGTTCGTTAAACAATGAAACAGCAGCTGTCTCTGATCCTAGTGTGCTTCCAAGCGGCGAGGAGAAACGTGCCTTGCACCAAATGCACTCTGGAGCAGTAGAATCAGTAAGCCAGATATAAACACTTTTGTAATGGcctttataaaataaatttggcaaatacacaatttccgttcgttttaatttttttaaactgACCCGCCCCAACATGGTCACTCTTACAGCCAGCTGCTTATCAACTATCGATAGCTGAAACTTTCGATTTCAACAGCGGGACGTTGCCAGACACTTTCAACGAGTTTAGtgtttgaattaaattgaaaaggtTAAAGTGGCATATTATTGATCTTGAAGTATAATTCAACCATTTTAATTACTAGCTGCACGATTATGAAATGAACTGAAGATTTTTTTGAATACTCATTTTAACTACATATCTCAGCTGGCGCGTATGTGTGACAGAAATAAGCGATAGTCTGGCAACACTGTACCTCAGTTCTTCTTTGCCGTGCAACTTCGATTGCAACCGAAATTTTCCAGACGGGAAAACACAAcgatttgtttgattttaattaattaattgcaaacgCAGTGtcgtttcaatttaaataacagtAGAAACATGTTGGTCAATGAGGCGAGACAAGTGCTAAGCCGCGCCAGCTCCTTGGCTGCACGTCACCAGGTGAGAAAGAAGCCAACATCGAAAAGTTGTCTCCTGATTTGTGTGCTATAAGAGAGGGGGTGTGGCGGAGGGGGTGTGTTTGTACAGTGGACAGTGCCATTATATAAGATTAATcccaaaaaatatttagtaaaaacCAGATAATTTGCGATAAAATTCCAACTGAAATTTGGGGCGCATATTTCGATGATTATgtaaacgtttttttttgcattgcgtGATACGAATTTGttgctaatttaataatgattattgttattatttttgcagctGCGTGCTATCAGCAACACAACGCAGGTGGAGCAACAGGCCAAGCCCAAAGAGGCACTCGAACCCCAGATCAAGAAATTCGAGATCTACCGCTGGAATCCCGACAATGCCGGCGAGAAGCCTTTCATGCAGACCTATGAGGTGAACATGCGTGAATGCGGCCCCATGGTGTTGGATGCTCTCATCAAGATCAAGAACGAAATGGATCCAACACTGACATTCCGTCGCTCGTGTCGCGAGGGCATCTGCGGTTCCTGTGCCATGAACATTGGCGGCACCAACACTTTGGCCTGCATCAGCAAGATCGATGCTACCAGCTCTAAGCCACTGAAGGTTTATCCCTTGCCTCATATGTATGTGGTGCGTGATTTGGTGCCGGACATGAATAACTTCTATGAGCAGTACAAGAACATTCAGCCCTGGCTGCAGCGCAAGTAAATACAAGGTTTATAGCTGCAGGACTCTTATTAACACACTCTCTCCTGTGCACTAGAAATGAAGCTGGCGAACAGAAGGGTAAGGCACAGTATTTGCAGTCTGTTGAGGATCGCTCCAAGCTGGACGGTTTATACGAGTGCATCTTGTGCGCCTGCTGCTCCACCTCGTGCCCATCGTACTGGTGGAATGCGGAGAAGTACTTAGGTCCCGCTGTGTTGATGCAGGCTTATCGCTGGATCATTGATTCGCGTGACGAGAACACTGTTGAGCGTCTCAGCAAGCTTAAGGATCCCTTCAGCGTATATCGCTGTCACACCATCATGAACTGCACACGCACCTGTCCCAAGGGTCTGAATCCTGGTCGCGCCATTGCCGAGATCAAGAAATTGCTGTCAGGTCTTGCCTCGAAGCCGGCGCCCAAGCTGGAGACGGCAGCGTTGCATAAGTaaatagaaagagagcaaTTGTTTCTTGACCTATAGCAACCGCAACTTGTTTGTACATCCTTTGACGCCCcttcaacaacaatatttttggcttattgtttctaatttatttaagcttAAAGTAAAACGACATTTGTTAATACAGTTTGTAAAGGGAACCTTTGTAGTCGCAAGAACGTAATTAACTAAATGGTGTATCTATGAAATGCGttgcccaattttcaattttcttagGGAGCTGTTGGCGATGTCTCGTCATTCATTTGTATGTCATCGGCTGAATAAAAGTCCTGGGTGACTGGAATGACACGATCGTTGGTTTCATCGTCTTCCTCATCGTGACTGTCCGTATCCTCACTATCATCGTTTGCTATATGAACcacaaattgttaataaacaattcatttatattgattGTTTATTTACCATCCTCGTCGTCGGTCTCGATGCCGGGCATAGTGAGCACCTTGCCAAGTGGCTGCAAATCCGTGGCTGCAGTCTTCAGCGATTCACGCTATATGTTATTGtaaatttcacaaataaaatatatatagggAAATATATCTGATCAGACTATACCCAATTTCTGCGCTCATCCTCGTAACGCTTTGTTTGTGCCTCGTCATCGGTGGCGACGTCAAACCAAAAGCGATTTGCCACCGATGGCTTCAGATTGGGAAAGAATGGTATCATTGACATATTAGGattttcaatcaaaatgtgttttccgtttaatttttgtttatattccttttgtttttgcaagcGAAATATGTCGACAGTCCGGTAACTTCGTAAGTGTGTACATGCGAAACATCTGCAGTTATCGATtaatgctgttgttggtgttacTACTTTTTTCGATTTCGCATTTTTccgaaaattattattttggtcTATTCGATGTAtagattcaataaataatctgtttaaaatgtgtttaatattttaaaatgaatataataagaaCTAGCTCGCCGTTtctgtattttggtatattcgcGATAAGACacattgaatttgaaatacgTCGATGGTTTCCATTAAAAATCGATGTTTTAGAAAATGTGATTTTGCCATCGGTATTTCTTCACTTGTTATCGTCGGCAACTCGCATATcgaaaacatacatatttattattgcattgaaAGGTGAACAATAATAAACGTCAAAAGCAAACTATGATTGAAATTACCTGCAACGATCGCCTGGGGAAAAAGGTAATGTAATCCTGCTACTTAGTAATCTGTTAATTAATGTGCATTATTGGCAATACAGGTGCGTGTGAAATGCAATCCCGACGACACCATTGGCGACCTCAAGAAACTGATTGCGGCGCAAACGGGCACAAAGCATGAGAAGATTGTGTTGAAGAAGTGGTATACGATTTACAAGGATCCTATTCGTCTATCCGATTGTGAGtagtcatttatttatattgtgaAGATATTTTTTGATAAGATGATATCACTTACAGATGAAATTCACGACGGCATGAATCTGGAGCTGTATTACCAATAGATTGGACTGGATCTAAATACCAGCTCAAAGAATACGAAACACCTTTTTTTTACTGTCTGctatataaacataatttatagaaataaacGATTATAaggtttttaattaataaattgaattattttcaagtttttattaCACTTATTAAGCTAAAGTTTTAAATGTACTCGTACTTTTCAAATATGGTTTTTGTTATGACATATTGCTTTAAAAGTTAACTTTAATCCTTTAAAATCGTAGAAAATATTATCtttattcaaaagaaaatcaaaaatcggAGTAGCAGTTTTTGAAAATACCAATATACATAGTTTGGAAAGTGTAAAATCACGGTATGGGGTATATTTGACGACGACAACTAGTATATTTACAAACTGTAGATACGGTCACGCTGTTCGTAAATATCCGACATTCGTAATTTTTCGGTCGCTCAAATCGGACgcattttgtgttgtattgATGCGCAAAGTCTATTTTTAAAACGCGCCGCGACCGCCAGTGAATACTAAATTGTgcaaaagcacattaaaacaaaaactttaaaattattattgcgtTACACAAATTGAATGTGTACAAAGTAAGagaatttcatataaatttgttcGCTCTCTAACGCAATCGCTTGTATGTATACGTGTACGTGTGTcggtgtgtttatgtgtgtgtgtgctgcgtgCCTCTTTTCCTTTAGCCCGCTACAACAACGAAGCGTCGTCGTTTTTGGTGACGCAGATATGGCTGGGGAGGGAAAACTTGTTTAGATTTtcacacaccaaaaaaaaaaaactagaagaGAAATACTTTGCAAAAGGGCGAAGCATTTGTCGATCGATTAACACCAAAGCGGTTTGTTTATGGTGTGGCCACACTGTAGActgtatttgttgtatttcatttcctttttgcttCGTATTCGCATGCCCttatagtatgtgtgtgtgtgttgcctgcTATTTGCCGATTTGTGCAAGGCCCACCGGCAATGCgtatggctgtgtgtgtgcagttgttgttattatttttagcatcAACTACACGCTCTCATTGCAATCTAATTAAAAACTCAAGCAATTGAGCTCATTTCCACACACGCATTGCATAATTTGTAATGTTAATGTTTTGGGCACTCGAGCATTGCAAAGAAACCGGGCACAAGtatttctgtatgtgtgtgcgtgcaatctgtgtgtgtgcttaagaGTTTCGTCAGCAGCGAGTTTCATTAACAATTGTAGCTCGTTTGGTCCCCCTTCTTGTTTTTTTACCTCCTTCCACTATGAAGTGAAATCTTTGTTGCGTATTGTAAACAACCCACACCctgttacacacatacaagcacaCCCTgttacacatacgcacacgcATAAACAAACATGCTGAGCATTTGTTAAATTAGGAATTTATTACCTCCCCCCTGCCGCATATAATCTTAATGGCTTTTCTTTGCCCTTGCAGCTAGCTCcattaaaaagaagaataagCAGCAATGAGTGGGGAAATTTATCAGATAGAGACGCGCCGGCGATCGCGCTCAAAGACGCCATTTCTGCGCTCTAGCTGCGATCATGAGAACTGCGATCATGCCGGCGAAGAGGGGCATGTGCAtcacaagaagaagaaatcaTCGGCAGCCCCAAATGTGCGGTAAGTACTTGTAACTCTTTTGCCCattaacccaaaaaaaaaaaaaaaaaaaatagaacacGTCGCTTATCACTTAAAACACGACAACGCTCTGCTATCAGCAAATGAAACCGAACTTCATTCATCTGATTAAAGATAACTACACAGAGTTGTTGCATAgtccaaaaataataaacgttaattttgaaaacaaacGCTCAGCGTCATTAATACAACGCACATGGTCACCCTGTTGGGAGtgtgcacatgtgtgtgagtgaccATGACGTCATCGCCTTGTTATTCACACTCTCAGCGAAATTCTTAATAACGCAAGCAGCTGAAATTGCGAGCACGCCAGTGATGATCACTCATtcactgtgactgtgactgtgaacTCGCACTGGCAAGCAGTCACTGTTTTACAATGTGCTCTTATTTAGAAGacaaaaacatttgtatttgtatataatactatttttattcttCAGTTTATGTGAACTATAATTGTATGAAAACAGCTCTCATAAGCattacgtacatacatatgtacatatgaatttgaatatttcagaAGTAAACATGAATTTGAAGTACAAAATAAGATTAATGATTATAATGATGAATCACGATTACTAAATATACGGTGGATGGTGGCAAATGAGAGCCACTTTTTCTTTATCAAAATTCTAATTCTAGAAAACTTCAGTTTTATATTGTAAATCACTATAAGAAATcgatttatttagttttatttaactaacagttttattttatattattaccATTTATGCACTCCCCTAAATTCAAGAACtttaattctaatttttgaaagatttaaaatatagctGTGATTTTAATATCTCTGAGCTATGTTCACTGTGATTGCCTTTCACTATTTTAGAATATGACCTCACTTATTGCtttaaatactgaataatGCTAGTTGTCTTAAAATTGATAAAGAGCAAATGCCTAAAGTTATAGATATCTcattcaaatcaaatgaacAAGTTTAGAGTTGAGCATTCGCATTCACTGTGACTTTGAGTCACTGTtttacaataacaattactAATTGATGCTAAGTGCAGATTATTAAAGATATTGATACGTATAGACAATGTAGatataataactaaacaaGCTTCTACAAATGGTGCGCAGTCGCGTGAATCGTTTGTTTTTGGCGCGCAAATTGAATCGAAACGTTTTGAGGCTCGCTTTTTAATGGATTGTTGTTCATCAGCGCAACGATGACGACATCGTTTGGTGAGGTTGGGGGTACACTTGGCCATGAGAGATTTGTTTTCACGTTGCTGTCGTTTTTTCCGTTTGCTTTTAAAGCCACAAAACTCAAATGCCGTTGGCCagcgttgttgtcgtcgtttgTCGTTTGTTGTATGAAGGTCAGACAggtttatatttgtaattcatTTGTGAGCGCGCGTCTCggttgctcttttttttttgtggtttgttgttttgattcACATTTAGCGTAAtgtctgttgtgttgtgtgatTTCCGCAAACATTACTAAAACCcatttgcatattatatttgcaGAACCATTGTCGAGGAGCACGTGGAGCATGcgagcaccagcagcagcagcagcatcagcacaACAACCACACGCTCCAAGGGATTCACTCAGCTAACGTCGCTGTATTCGGGTGACGAAGCAACACCGGATGCCAAACGCAACCAACAAGCGGGAACAACCAGGAGCAGCAAGACGTCCACAGTGACCACGATGTTGACCAACACCAGCCAGAGATTGGGCAATGCTCTGCATAGcttgacagcagcagcaacctcGACGCCACGCAATCACTTGGAGACCACGCAAAATGTGCTCAACTCGGCACAGGAGCGAAGTCGCACAAATGGTGCTGCCAATTTGAGTCCCGATCACATAGCCTACATTGAGTACAGAGATGCGGGTGAATACTGGAAGTGAGTAGGCCAAGCAAATCAAAGTAGACAGAGATTTGTATTCGTTActgcttttcgttttcgtctGTTATTAATCATGTTTTCTGTTACGCCTTGCAGCAAAACACCGAAAACGGATTATACGTACTCGGAACTATCGCCACATCGTCGCCAGCTGGCCCCTGGCATTGTGGCCATGCCGAATATGTCGCGACGCAGTCTGGCCAATCACAATGAGCGCGTTGATTTCATGGTGCAACAGAATCCGGCCCAAGAGGAGTTCATACGTCGTCGTTATCAGGCGAATTACACGCATCTGAACTACGATTCCAACGATGAGGTGGACATAACACGTTTTGGTCAGCAGAAGCAAAGCTGGTGGCTGGTGCGTTTCATCACCTTTATTGTGACCAGCGTGAGCAGCACTTGGTCGCGTATAACCAGCAGCTCCTCAGCCACGGAGACGAATTCATATAAGAACTATTATGCCAATCAGCAGCGTCGTCAGCAACAAGGACTTGTCGCCACTTTCGTGTCGAGTGTATATCGTTACATTTACTTGGGCATTGCATCGGTGCTCAGTTTGGATACTTGGCTATTGAAATCGGGAAATGCGGATAACAAATCGAAGAAGCGTTTCTTAatcttgttgctgctactgttgccattgctgttgctagcGGGTGAGTCtgagaaatgagaaaatagATTCAATAGATGGCATCTATTGTATATTCAATGTAAAGTCAAATATGTATAACATGCGCGCCCTGACATTGAGCAGAGCGTTGACAGCTAGCTGCTGACCTTGAGGCATGCCTCATACCGCATGCACATATAGTTCACCTCTAGCTAAACTTGTCGCCTCTAGCAAAAATCATGACGTCAGCAGTACGCGAATATggaattatatttgattttatgctGGAATGATAGCTgctattttattgatttaataccATAACAAACAAGAACATATTGCTGATTGCAACTTCCCAACCATTATTGCAGGTCTGTTCTATTATCTACATCCCAATGAAACCTTCCCACCCAGCTCCCTCAATCTCAACACATTCACACTACCCGATTTACCCAAGTTAGATGTTAGCGCCTATTTCAATGCCGAACAATATGAATCGTTGCGTTCGCAGACCGTCGAGCAGGCAGTGAAATTGCGCGATTGGGCTGATgattatttgctatatttgcAAAAGATCGGTCAGAATGTGGCCAACAAGGGACGGCAGTTGTTTCAGGCCAACGATGAGGTCTATTATGAGCGTATCTAATGaatattttcagcatttttgccatcgtttcgttttcgagctgctgcaacagttgctcaCCTAAGAAAAGTAGAGAGACAAAtactacaatttatttttgaatatgaaCAACTTCAAGTACAAATTATTaagcatttctttatttttgcattagcGAGTCAGTCTCTCGTTAGTTAGATAACCCACCTAGAAATCGCATAATGACATCACACATCACAAATCAAAACATCTTTACATCCCTCCCTTCCTACGCCCTCTCCCTTCCTCTCAACTCTCTTTCATACACTTCTCAACTCTGCCCTCAAAAATGACGCCAAGTGGAAAGAAGGAATAGAGCGCTCTCGAATGTgcagaaaattcaattacaaaatttacattacaaattaatattcattctTTTTGTCGAACAATTGTTGTAGGCTTTTTGGTTAACCAAAAATTACCAATTGCCCGCAACAAgtattcataatattttttgttgtcaaaCAACGTTcaattttttgtgtaattctttcgtttgtttgcctttgtaaatgttaattaaataataaaacaaaacaaacattttgaaaagcgaaaaaaagaatagtttgttttatttgccattttatttgAGTTATTGCAACGATTGCGCGATGAAATggtaagtaaaatatttatgaatcaATATTAGTTGGCCAGGCaaaaactcaactgaactgaacatAAACAGAACTCTATCCTTCTGCATTTGGCGTCGTCCCCAAAACCGATTCCTGCCCCATCCCCTAGAAGCAGTTCCTCCTAACCAATTGTTGCAAGAAGTCTATGCAAATGTAGAAGGATATTTTCTGTTGGTCGCCAACTAATGTTGTTTCTTTGTGGCTTACAGCTTGGCATCAACTACCGCAGGAGCAGCGCCTGGAGTTGGTGCAACGTGGCGAGgctttgttgccgttgccactCACTTTGCTGGCCGCCGCACGAGCGCACCTGTTGCAGGCAGGAGTTGCCATCAAGTCGCTGGCGCAACTGCCAAGCGGACAAACGGAGTCGGAGGAATCAGCGGCCACCATCAAGCTGCAAATGGAGCAAATGCAGCAGAATATGCGCAAGTCGCTGACACCCGAGGAGTATGAGAATATACTGAACCATGTGAATAGCTATGTGCAACAGCTGGTGGAACtgaagttgcagcagcagcgcgaGACGCAGGCACAAAAATTGTCGCcgcaacaaattcaaatcatTGTGCAATTGATGCGCGAGAATCTTCAGCAATTTGCGGAGCAGAAGACGCAGTTCAGCGAGCAGCAGTTGGCGGACTTGGCGCTGCAGttgaagctgcagctgcaacaggcGGGTGAGTGGCAGACACAGCAGCCGGTAAGCTTAACTGCAGCACAGCTTGAAGAGATTACGCGTTTGATCAAAGCGGAAGTGAAATTGGAGGAGAATCACTACACGTTGCTGTTGGAGCGCATTGATTTGACGGCGCTGGTGAAACGTTTGCTTGCGGCGCCAGAGTTGACAGAGTTGGTAGACAGTCGCATCCATTTGGCCATCAACCAAAAGCAAGAGCAGCACGTGGAGGGATCTGGTGGCCAGCAGGTGAACGCACAGCAGATTGAGCAATTGAATCGGGAAATTGCCTTCATCAAGTTGGCACTGTCGGACAAGCATGCGGAGAACGCTGATCTTCAGCAATCAATCAGCAGTCTGAAACTGTCGCAGGACGATCTCTTGGCACGTGTGCAACAGCATGAACTCGCTCAGGATCAACGCTTCAGCGGCTTGTTGGCGGAGATCGAGAGCAAATTGACGGCATTGAATGAATCACAGTTTGTGCTGCTCAATCGGCAGGTGAAACTGACGCTTGTCGAGATGCTGGGCTTTAAGCAGGCGGCTGGCGCCTCGATGGAGGATGACGTGGATCTGCAGAATTGGGTGCGCAGCATGTTTGTGGCCAAGGAGTAtctggagcagcagctgctcgagCTGAATCAgcgcaccaacaacaatattcGCGAGGAGATCGAGCGTTCCAGCATCGTGCTGATGGGCGACATCAGTGAGCGTCTCAAGCGAGAGATTCTGCTCAGCGTGGAGGTCAAACACAATGCGAGCGTACAGGCCCAGAAGCTGGACATGCAGGAGCAACAGGTGCGCGACATTGTCAAGTCTGTGCTGGCCATTTACGATGCTGATAAGACGGGGCTCGTTGACTTTGCGCTGGAATCGGCGGGTGGCCAAATCTTGTCCACACGCTGTACCGAGAGCTATCAGACCAAGTCGGCCCAGATCTCGGTGTTTGGCATTCCGCTGTGGTATCCCACGAATACGCCTAGGGTTGCCATCTCCCCCAATGTGCAGCCGGGCGAGTGCTGGGCTTTTCAGGGATTCCCCGGTTTTCTGGGTAGGTAGACGGCATCATTGAATAGgcaattattttgcaaatttgtttccAATTCAATGCAGTGCTGAAGCTTAACTCCCTGGTCCACGTCACAGGCTTCACGCTGGAGCACATCTCCAA
This is a stretch of genomic DNA from Drosophila albomicans strain 15112-1751.03 chromosome 3, ASM965048v2, whole genome shotgun sequence. It encodes these proteins:
- the LOC117568939 gene encoding uncharacterized protein LOC117568939: MFEFWIGLSIAFSIFFITSMVVMIRRRQKATNNVGYVINDTNTPVTVTSATHTAPGGIPQTHYQQGPVTHFMHPVAPVTQYTPAGVPMTVYPPPPNYQQSNAYATYPAPISSQMTVQLTTVQVPQSSLNTSSPTVQQRSLNNETAAVSDPSVLPSGEEKRALHQMHSGAVESVSQI
- the LOC117570004 gene encoding succinate dehydrogenase [ubiquinone] iron-sulfur subunit, mitochondrial — protein: MLVNEARQVLSRASSLAARHQLRAISNTTQVEQQAKPKEALEPQIKKFEIYRWNPDNAGEKPFMQTYEVNMRECGPMVLDALIKIKNEMDPTLTFRRSCREGICGSCAMNIGGTNTLACISKIDATSSKPLKVYPLPHMYVVRDLVPDMNNFYEQYKNIQPWLQRKNEAGEQKGKAQYLQSVEDRSKLDGLYECILCACCSTSCPSYWWNAEKYLGPAVLMQAYRWIIDSRDENTVERLSKLKDPFSVYRCHTIMNCTRTCPKGLNPGRAIAEIKKLLSGLASKPAPKLETAALHK
- the LOC117570005 gene encoding anaphase-promoting complex subunit 15A, with translation MSMIPFFPNLKPSVANRFWFDVATDDEAQTKRYEDERRNWRESLKTAATDLQPLGKVLTMPGIETDDEDANDDSEDTDSHDEEDDETNDRVIPVTQDFYSADDIQMNDETSPTAP
- the LOC117568966 gene encoding ubiquitin-like protein 5 yields the protein MIEITCNDRLGKKVRVKCNPDDTIGDLKKLIAAQTGTKHEKIVLKKWYTIYKDPIRLSDYEIHDGMNLELYYQ